The Belonocnema kinseyi isolate 2016_QV_RU_SX_M_011 chromosome 2, B_treatae_v1, whole genome shotgun sequence nucleotide sequence tgagaaaaattttttaacagttttaaagaatttaaatgatttcacaaatatttcataaaaatttcagttttcatatgatttcacaaactttttacggatttcaaagcatatcaaagatttgaaacaattCCAGACTAAGAAAATATTGGAAgactttcacaaagatttgaaaacatgaaagattttaaaaaaataaggataaaattttccaaagatttaaaacaatttcacaggtatttcacagatttcacaaagatttcatattatttcacaaagatatcaaagattccaaaatataaaaaagatttagaaaagttcaaatgatttcacaaatattccacAAAGTCTTTGCAAAGATTTCAccgaattttcaaagattccaaaacatataaaaaatttcagaaaaattaaaaatatttaaaattatttcacaaagatttcaacgattccaaaaaatataaatgatttcagaaagcttgaataatttcgcaaagatttcatgatttcaaatatttcattatttctcaatgatttcaaagatggGAAAACATGTTAAacgattaaaacaattaaataatttttttcaatgtaaagaaTCAAAacgatttaataaagatttcacatatcttacaaagatttcatacaatttcacaaagttttctaaGGTTTGAAATAATTGCAAACAGATTAACAAAATAtggcaaagattttacaaatatttcaaagattccgaaactaaaaaaaaattagtaatatttctcaaagatttcacaaatattttaacaagatttcaaattgtttaaaagattccaaacatatcaaagatttcaaaaaagttgaataaaattgtCCAAAGATTGAAAACAATTTCACACATATTtgacagatttcacaaagatttgatattattttacaaagatatcaaagattccaaaacatatcaaatatttcataagaaagatttaaaagattaaaaattatttcacaaaggtttcaaaaaatataaaagatttcagaaatcttgaacaatttcgcaaagatttcacaatgatttcaacacgatttcaaatggtttcaaagattcaaaacatatcaaagattttaacgaatttcacaaatattttacagatttcacaaaatatttcatataacTTCAAGCAGATATCAAAGGTCCCAAAATCTAAGgaagatttaagaaagatttcaaatgatttcacaaatatatcaCAAAGtcttatcaaatatttcataaaaaagatttaaaagattaaaaattatttcacaaagatttcaaaaaatataaaagattttgaaaaatttcttaaagctttcaaagatttcacaaatatttcaacacgatttcaaatggtttcaaagattcaaaacatatcaaagattttaacgaatttcacaaatattttacagatttcacaaaatatttcatataacTTCAAGCAGATATCAAAGGTCCCAAAATCTAAGgaagatttaagaaagatttcaaatgatttcacaaatatattacaaagtcttttcaaagatttcacagattttactaagttttgaaagattccaaaacatataaaaatttcagaaagatttaaaattatttcacaaagatttcaaagattccaaaaaatataaaagatttcagaaagcttTAACAATTTTGCTAAGATTTCATGATTTCacaattgtttcaaatatttgattatttcccaatgatttcaaagattgaaaaactTGTCAcacgtttaaaataatttaagattttaaaaaagtttgtcaataatcaaaacaatttcacaaatatttcacagattttacgcacaattcataaagatttcatatgatttcacaaagttttcaaagattacaaaatatatcaaagatttcaaataattgcaaacagtttaacaaaatattgcaaagatttcagaaatatttcaaagattccgaaATATATGAAAGATTTGgtaagatttctcaaagatttcaaagatttcacaaatatttcaacaagatttcaaattgtttaaaagatttaaaagagatgaataaaattttccaaagattgaaaacaattttacaaatatttgacagatttcacaaagatttcatcaatattttagaaattgtatatgatttcacaaagatttcatattattttacaaagatatttaagattccaaaatataaaaaagattgataagatttcacaaagatttcaaatgatttcaccaagttttcaaagattccaaaacatataaaaatttcagaaagatttaaaagatttaaaattatttcacaaagacttcaaagattccaaaaaatataaaagatttcagaaagcttgaacaatttcgcaaagatttgatcAAGGCTTCatgatttcacaattatttcacaAACGTTACGAAGATTTCATACGATTTCACGAAGTTTTAGaagattctaaaatatatcaaagatttttaatattgccAAACAGATtaacaaaatattgcaaagatttcaaaagtattccaaagatttcgaaacatATAAAAGATTTAGTAAGATTTCTcaaagctttcaaagatttcataaatatttcaaatgatttcaaagattccaaacatatcaaagatttcacaaatatttcaacaagatttcaaatgatttcaaagattccaaacataaaaaagatttcaaaaaagacgaataaaattttccaaagattttaaacaatttcacaaatattttacagatttcacaaagatttcatcaatattttaaaaattttatatgatttcacACATATTGCAAAGAGTTtgtataatttcacaaagatgtcaaagtttccaaaataaaccaaaaaaaagatttaaaagacatcgcaaaaatttaaaagatttcaccaatATTCCTCATACTTGAacaagatttgacaaagatttcagcAAGATgactaagatttcaaaattatttcacaaagatttcacatatttcagataattttacaaagatttccaagattccaaaatataagaaatttcaaaatatttcagaaatgatgtttaaaattttgcaaagattttaagggtatgtgatacttagaaaatgatcgattttaccagttataGGTTCCCctgtttttttctagaataataaatattttatcttaaaaatttgggaaatgatagcgaacatgctaacgaacgtccctgcacacttttttgtgggttaattcaaaaaatttaattttgctgaatttgattaatttccatgacgcttaggaattagtatcgattttatcagtgttaggtTCCCcggaattttttctagaataataaatgttttgtctaaaaaattgggaaatgataccgaacatgctaatggacgtccctgcacacttttttgtgggttattccaaaaaattttgatttgactaaaaacGTGTGTCTATATTTCAGGGTTATGTTTGTTACAATTCTAccgagcgttactttcaaactacacaatatttttggccgaaaactttagacttacgaataaacatagtaacttatGTCCCCGAACTATCCAACGAAGAacttcatgtatcagacatatgagtttgacacccctacacacccccacgagtacctgaaaactacccttaaaaccaaaaatgtcaattcttcatgaaatcgacctttttagTACGgcattcttgtatttttttacttaaaattataaatattggtctagtggaatattgattattattggttaattaattttaaattattaaacaaatggaaattgtttaaataattatttttgcaattttaaaaaaattattactattagtctactaaaatatgtaataacattagtgccttaatttttaattgtttaaacaaactgaagttgtttaaattttttttttgaaaattcattttttccttaaaaatgattattatagttcTAGTGGAAGATGTATGACATCAgctcatttatttaaacaaattgaatgtttaaataatttcctttcgaatttttttaaataaaaattattactgtgggtgtagtggaatatttatcattaataattaaatactgattaataattaatttatcagtaatatttaagtactaatttttattacaaaaatgtttttaaaaataaaattaatcaaataatgttgataaatattccactgaagaaatattaataatttttatttaaaaaaattattcaaacaaattccatttgtttaaacaataaaaaattaatgaatttatgttgataaatattccactggatcaatagtaataacttttaaggaaaaaacgaattttcgaaaaaaattgtttaaacaaattacatttgattaaagaataaaaaattaatcaaccatTCTGATACTAAATTCTCAAGTAtaccaatattaataatatttagttaGAAAAGACGAGATCACTGttttcaaaaggtcgatttcttcaagaatttacatttttggttttaagggtagttttcaggtactcgtgagggtgtgttaggAGTGTCAAACTTACATTGCTGATACATGAAATGCTTCTttagataattctctacaggcacCCATACTTTctaatcatattttttcaaaccctaaacaattattttaaaaactcaaaaaagtgattttttcccatgcattttacatgggaaacttcaagtcaaaaccagcatctgttaaaatgaaaaaatagggaattttttttattacattcttatcatttatgattgagaaagtactaatactttctcaattccGACAATTctaaaattgtcggaaatttgacatcacactttttcaacggttctccacgtttcgagacctcctgaatccgaaaatcaggttttcacgatgacgtttgtctgtctgttcgttcgggcgtccgtaaacacgataactctcgaaaaaatgagcaaatcaaagccatctttggcacacttattttaggtcccaaaagaaaggacgagttcgtgaaccagctattttggataaaaattcaaaaagtgagcgcattttgaaaatttttgagaccacttttttctgaatttgaaaattctatgcacggatatgtatagtattaaaaagaataaacaatttatccttatgacttttttcgataaaatgaaaattctcagagatatagcgttttcaaaatttttttaatcaaccgaaaatcaaaatttcaagccaaaaaacgcacgatatgaaaaaaagtcaagaaaagaaaaacatttatttttgaaagccctacaagatcatcataacaaattttgggattttcttcaaaaatcaaaaattcaaatttttattgcacaaaaaacaatgaaaaataaaaaattccattttgtggacaaactatgtagaatacgaaaaaagataaattaacaaaaattgttatcctaaaaaagatctacaatttcgttaaggatcacttcttgataggacgcgtactttttgttttattcgtgaaaaataacattggaaaaaaaataataaaaaatgtgtggaaaagcgacgaaatttacgagaaaaaaaaaagatttaacaaaacctgtttacaaatatcggtcggatatcgagcgcgcagcgtgagtgtcacgatgagaatgtgtacgtacCTCAAAGcatacagagctttgagaaacctaatctttgacaatacttaattgagtagaaaatttagaacatgaagacgcatataaatactgccatctaaaagagatctttttgataaagttttttttttcaagaattccaaatACAAAGGatgaatatccgagcgcgaagcgcgagattcaaccgtcgcgcgctccACCCTAGGGATCAACCCCTTGATATAGTGTAAAAAtgaacttgttaaatttttaataaatttaaattaattttttcttcgttttagaTACACCAGTGATTCCagattttaaaattcctgttAATCGTCCAGAGGAACTTCCAGTTCCAGTCCTGCCGGTTGAAGGGAACCAAAGGACCGTTTTGAAACCGCCAAAACCTGATAACGTAGTCGTTAGCGTTGCTCCAGAGCCGAAGAAAATCCTGGAGAAGAATAGTGACATAGTTGGTGATTCCATGAAGGAGTCGAAGGTTGAGCCCAAAGCAGAGGATAATGGCAAGAAAAATGATCCGGCAATTCCCAAGGTGGAAGAGAAGGTCAAGCCGATGGAAGAGCAAGATAAAATAGTTGATTCGCCTAAAAAAGCAGACCTAATTCACTCTGATGCGATCAAAAAGGAAGATTCGGAATTGGCAGCGGATGGTGAATTGGCGCAATTGGAAGTCGCTCAAAGGCATGAGGAACTCAAAAAGACTCTCGAGAGGCATAAGATGGAGCAGTTAGAAATGCTTCAGGAGCAGAGAGAGTTGCTGAAAGACATTAAAGAGCAGCGAATGGAGTTTAAAAAGGAGCAGGAAGAACGCCTCGCAAAGGGCGCAGAATTAAGTAAAAAGAGTGGCCAAGTGGAgggaaaaaatgaagataaaagTGTAAAGATTGAATCTCATGTAGAACCAAATTTAAtcataaacaagaaaaataatatagGGAAGAAGGGAAATCAATTGGACCATCAAGAGGAAAAAGAACCCGCGAAAATAAAACCGGAACTTGAGATACTGGATACGAAAACCAGGAATTTAAATGCTGAAGAGAAAAAAGATAGTGAACCGCAAAAAGAATCTAGACCCGAAAACTCGGTTAAAGATGTGCAAGAGCCTTTGAAAACCATAATTGTTAATGATTCTGCAAAGGAAGGtgtaaaaactttagaaaatggtCAAGTTGGCGAAAAAGCATCTGATCATATTCTGGAGGCTTTGACGAATAAGAAAGAGGTTGAAGAAACTGgttcaaatcaagaaaaaaatttacagaaaaacgaATCTGTGTTGAAAAAAGTGACATTGAATGAAGACAAGGAGACAAATAGGCTGCAGGAATTTTCGTTACCAATCGCCTTGAAAATGAGCAATCAGACGAAAAATTATAATGACTCGGGGCGATTGATTAACGAAAGTAAGGGAGACTTTTCAGCGGTTCGCAGagatattttgcaaaataatgaGAGGGAGAAAAGAGAAGTGGAGGTCCAAGTTGAGTTTAAGGATACGGAGGTTAAGGtagaaaatattaaatctgaCGGTACTCGCGAAATTTGTGTGAAAAGAGATGATGATTTGTCTAATGAGAAATTGTCTGTTGAAAAACAGCCTGTGAAGAAAGAAGATGCCGCGGATTTGCTTATCAGGACGAATGCTTATCTGTCGCAACAAAGCTTTACTGACAAGATTTCTATTGATCAGAATTTGGCAGTAAATGGAGATGTGGTGCAACTTAAAAAGAGGGATTTAAAGGCTCTAAAACCAGGTGAAGACGGGGGATTGTAGATGAAAgggtcgaaataaaaaataatttgagataaTTATTTTGTCTATAAATGTATTTATGGATGTCAGTGCAATTTgacttgttatgataatattctGGATTATAATCCAGAGAGTGTGTTTTATGAATGTGAATGTTAATATTAGTGATTAAAAGAAAAGAGTGGTCCAAGAGGATTATTGTTGCATCGGTTAGATTGGATACaagatcataattattttttgttattgtttattgtgtgaaaaataatatgtgcataatgaaaatatgaagaatatatattatatttttaaatgtatatgaatcttaatttctcaaaataatttattggtaAGATTACAATGGTAAATTTGCAAAAAcattctcctgaagattatctttttaatcATAtactttattatttggttgaaaatttaaagattttcttaaaaagggATTCTTTTTCGatgcaaattaaaatgttttgttaaaaattcgacttattggtttaaagattcaactctttttcaaaatacatatttttttgccGAGTAGTTAACTGAAATCtgctttagatgaaaattgtttttttttctctgaaaatttgtatctgatttaaaagttcatcctttttttgtaaaaatattgcatctttcttggataaaaaagcaaatgttttgttgaaaattcaactaatttttttaaaagtttactttttgtttaaaacttgtatttttgtgttgaaaagtcaattcaaatctggataaaaattcaactcttttttgaaaatttgtctttttggttttaaaattcacctgtttcagtAGAATTTCCATTTTCCTtgcacaaaaatgcaactgtttggttgaaaatttaacaatcttgttaaaaagtcatactttttggtagaaaattcgactttttatcagaaaattgacttattttttacCATTCTTATTTGGGTGTTGGAAAGTAAActagaatatttaagaagaaaatgtaagtattggtttttaacgttttttttttttaattcatccgttttagaagaaattttatctttcttgaataaaaaagcaactgttcggttgaaatttttttt carries:
- the LOC117167578 gene encoding putative sodium-coupled neutral amino acid transporter 10; translation: MSSHLSHVMTLANGVIGVSVLAMPFCFKQCGIFLAIILLLLSSMLSRLACHFLVKSAVMSRRRNFEFLAFHAFGHMGKFFVELFIIGFLLGTCIAFFVVVGDLGPEIIGKVINKNSEDIRTSLLIFTAILIVLPLGLLRNIDSLATISTATIGFYICLVLKVIGESTQHIFAGDWYEHVNFWRPAGILQCLPIFAMALFCQTQLFEIYESVPNVSLEKMNEIVRGALNICTAVYVSVGLFGYIACCTQTFTGNILMSFERSPSSEVIKLCFVFSVAFSFPLVIFPCRASLNSLLFRRAYIHESTSNYMPETRFRFLTFVIVTFSLILGILIPNIEFVLGIVGATIGVMICLIFPAAFFISISSKNTNERLLAKGIVFVGVSIMILGTYVNLFAMEEPSDPRGAIMTDKSLNKINNLPFNSVKDNIPLIQDIPKNPDIPRSNKDTPVIPDFKIPVNRPEELPVPVLPVEGNQRTVLKPPKPDNVVVSVAPEPKKILEKNSDIVGDSMKESKVEPKAEDNGKKNDPAIPKVEEKVKPMEEQDKIVDSPKKADLIHSDAIKKEDSELAADGELAQLEVAQRHEELKKTLERHKMEQLEMLQEQRELLKDIKEQRMEFKKEQEERLAKGAELSKKSGQVEGKNEDKSVKIESHVEPNLIINKKNNIGKKGNQLDHQEEKEPAKIKPELEILDTKTRNLNAEEKKDSEPQKESRPENSVKDVQEPLKTIIVNDSAKEGVKTLENGQVGEKASDHILEALTNKKEVEETGSNQEKNLQKNESVLKKVTLNEDKETNRLQEFSLPIALKMSNQTKNYNDSGRLINESKGDFSAVRRDILQNNEREKREVEVQVEFKDTEVKVENIKSDGTREICVKRDDDLSNEKLSVEKQPVKKEDAADLLIRTNAYLSQQSFTDKISIDQNLAVNGDVVQLKKRDLKALKPGEDGGL